One genomic segment of Emcibacter sp. SYSU 3D8 includes these proteins:
- a CDS encoding polysaccharide biosynthesis/export family protein yields the protein MPRPMRGLFLTAAAAIAVLFAVIAAPASAQPADVTHQYILGPGDQIRLTVFGESDLSGEFKVGDDGMVSLPLIGQIAAKGLTPAALEQTISDKLTPDYVKNPNVNVEVMSYRPFFIIGEVNKPGSYPYQSGMTALEAVALAGGFTYRAKTEQVLIKRSVGTASGEDLQPIETTVMPGDVIKVRERYF from the coding sequence ATGCCCCGGCCGATGCGCGGACTGTTCCTGACCGCCGCGGCGGCTATCGCCGTTCTTTTCGCTGTGATCGCCGCGCCAGCCAGCGCGCAGCCGGCCGATGTCACGCACCAATACATCCTGGGCCCCGGCGACCAGATCCGCCTTACGGTATTCGGCGAGAGCGATCTCTCGGGCGAATTCAAGGTTGGCGACGATGGCATGGTCTCGTTGCCTCTGATCGGCCAGATCGCGGCGAAGGGGCTGACCCCGGCCGCGCTCGAACAGACCATCAGCGACAAGCTCACGCCGGACTACGTCAAGAATCCGAACGTCAATGTCGAGGTGATGAGCTATCGGCCCTTCTTCATCATCGGCGAAGTGAACAAGCCCGGAAGCTATCCCTACCAGAGCGGCATGACCGCGCTCGAGGCGGTGGCACTGGCGGGCGGGTTTACCTACCGCGCCAAGACCGAGCAGGTCCTGATCAAACGCTCCGTGGGGACCGCGTCCGGCGAAGATCTGCAGCCTATCGAGACGACTGTCATGCCCGGCGATGTCATCAAGGTTCGCGAGCGGTACTTCTGA
- a CDS encoding carboxymuconolactone decarboxylase family protein, with translation MTRVAKVEIENWDPELRAMTRADEATPLEQGLMRIFANVPELAKAFVGFGGAMKRTRTLSPRLVELVRLRVAFHNQCRSCMAIRYTEAANDGVTEDLVCSLERPAEAANLTEAEKAAIDYGERFATNHLSIDDAVYDNLRKHFTEAQIVELGTTVAFFVGFGRLAATWHMVEELPKTFQESDEVIAPWKQEAILVR, from the coding sequence ATGACCCGAGTTGCCAAGGTCGAGATCGAGAACTGGGATCCGGAACTGCGCGCCATGACCCGCGCCGACGAGGCGACGCCTCTGGAACAGGGCCTGATGCGCATCTTCGCCAATGTCCCCGAGCTGGCGAAGGCCTTTGTCGGGTTCGGCGGGGCGATGAAGCGCACCCGCACATTGTCGCCGCGGCTGGTCGAACTGGTGCGCCTGCGCGTTGCCTTCCACAACCAGTGCCGGTCGTGCATGGCGATCCGCTACACCGAGGCCGCCAATGACGGCGTCACCGAGGATCTGGTGTGCTCGCTGGAGCGTCCGGCCGAGGCCGCCAACCTTACCGAGGCGGAAAAGGCCGCCATCGATTATGGCGAGCGTTTCGCCACCAACCATCTGTCGATCGACGACGCGGTCTACGACAATCTGCGCAAGCACTTCACCGAGGCGCAGATCGTCGAGCTGGGCACCACGGTGGCGTTCTTCGTCGGCTTCGGCCGTCTCGCCGCCACCTGGCACATGGTCGAGGAACTGCCGAAGACCTTCCAGGAGAGTGACGAGGTCATCGCCCCCTGGAAGCAGGAAGCCATTCTGGTCCGATAA
- a CDS encoding EthD domain-containing protein: MLKFASFFRKRPDIGHAEFHDYWVDTHAELVMRMPGLVRYVQNHPLPGTLTAASRFHGCAEVWLESADALVREPGSPFWEEVAFQEAMFIDPDSQVVLPVDEKLVKQAKWPREGMKILRTLRTMAGKVPPVFAMPTVARYTRNILRGDTPAFCGGYDSSWFANPGVANAAAPAMRDTASLEVMIVKEFVIKA; this comes from the coding sequence ATGCTGAAATTCGCCTCATTCTTCCGCAAGCGCCCGGACATCGGGCATGCCGAGTTCCACGACTACTGGGTGGATACCCACGCCGAACTGGTGATGAGGATGCCCGGTCTGGTGCGCTATGTGCAGAATCACCCGCTGCCCGGCACACTCACCGCGGCCTCCCGCTTCCACGGCTGCGCCGAGGTCTGGCTGGAAAGTGCCGACGCGCTGGTGCGCGAACCCGGCTCGCCGTTCTGGGAGGAAGTGGCGTTCCAGGAGGCCATGTTCATCGACCCGGACAGCCAGGTGGTGCTGCCGGTGGACGAAAAGCTGGTCAAGCAGGCCAAATGGCCGCGCGAGGGCATGAAGATCCTGCGGACCTTGCGGACCATGGCCGGCAAGGTGCCGCCTGTCTTCGCCATGCCGACGGTTGCGCGCTATACGCGGAACATCCTGCGCGGCGACACTCCGGCATTCTGCGGCGGCTACGATTCCAGCTGGTTCGCCAATCCCGGTGTCGCCAATGCGGCCGCGCCGGCCATGCGGGATACGGCAAGCCTCGAGGTCATGATCGTCAAGGAGTTCGTCATCAAGGCGTGA
- a CDS encoding cytochrome P450: MTDVEVNRMADPIRPDSPEEVNLLDVETQECPYPAYKMLRDQAPIWKDPVTGFYTVTRYEDLRQVLMDTEAFSSDRSVEDTRINTERSRRMKQLYEEKGWLPAATLAARDDPDHRALRNLFDKTFRAGKIKELDGDVETLAYRLIDAFIEDGHCDWVRQFAVPLPLIIIGRQMGAKEEDIWQIKAWTDAWVKRLGMMQTEEEERWSVEMELQQQHYFQPIIERLRREPDNSLLSDLVNTFIPEWNRTLNENELHAELTGDTFVGGSETSTNALSAGIMLLAEDKDSWVKLKSDPGKYLKTFSEEVLRLEGPVQGLFRVAARDIEMHGVTIPKGAVINTRYAAANRDERHFENPDKLDLDRKNAGSHLAFGSGIHHCLGAPLARRELYWGFKAFVDRIDDFWLAPGRNKLRHQPNFCLRALKELHIEFTPRK, from the coding sequence GTGACCGACGTCGAAGTGAACCGCATGGCCGACCCCATCCGGCCCGATTCCCCCGAAGAGGTGAACCTTCTCGACGTCGAGACCCAGGAATGCCCGTACCCCGCCTACAAGATGCTGCGCGACCAGGCGCCGATCTGGAAGGACCCGGTCACCGGCTTCTACACCGTCACCCGTTATGAGGATCTGCGCCAGGTATTGATGGACACCGAGGCGTTCTCCAGCGACCGCAGCGTCGAGGACACCCGCATCAACACCGAGCGCTCCAGGCGCATGAAGCAGCTCTACGAGGAAAAGGGCTGGCTGCCGGCCGCGACCCTCGCCGCGCGCGACGATCCGGACCACCGCGCCCTGCGCAACCTGTTCGACAAGACCTTCCGCGCCGGCAAGATCAAGGAACTGGACGGCGACGTCGAGACGCTGGCCTACCGCCTGATCGACGCCTTCATCGAGGACGGCCACTGCGACTGGGTGCGCCAGTTCGCCGTGCCGCTGCCGCTGATCATCATCGGCCGCCAGATGGGCGCGAAGGAAGAGGACATCTGGCAGATCAAGGCGTGGACCGACGCCTGGGTCAAACGCCTCGGCATGATGCAGACCGAGGAGGAGGAACGCTGGTCGGTCGAGATGGAGCTGCAGCAGCAGCACTATTTCCAGCCGATCATCGAGCGGCTGCGCCGGGAGCCGGACAATTCGCTGCTGTCCGATCTGGTCAACACCTTCATTCCGGAATGGAACCGCACCCTCAACGAGAACGAGCTGCATGCCGAGCTTACCGGCGACACCTTCGTCGGCGGCTCGGAGACCAGCACCAACGCGCTGTCGGCCGGCATCATGCTGCTGGCCGAGGACAAGGACAGTTGGGTCAAGCTGAAGTCCGACCCGGGCAAGTACCTGAAGACTTTCAGCGAGGAGGTGCTGCGCCTGGAAGGCCCGGTGCAGGGCCTGTTCCGCGTCGCCGCCCGCGATATCGAGATGCACGGCGTCACCATCCCGAAGGGCGCCGTCATCAATACCCGCTATGCCGCCGCCAACCGCGACGAGCGCCATTTCGAGAACCCGGACAAGCTGGACCTGGACCGCAAGAACGCCGGCAGTCACCTGGCGTTCGGCTCGGGCATCCATCACTGCCTGGGCGCGCCGCTGGCCCGCCGCGAACTGTACTGGGGCTTCAAGGCCTTCGTCGACAGGATCGACGACTTCTGGCTGGCGCCGGGCCGCAACAAGCTGCGTCACCAGCCGAACTTCTGCCTGCGGGCGCTCAAGGAACTTCACATCGAATTCACGCCTAGGAAATAG
- a CDS encoding sulfotransferase, protein MSERPPIIVLGANHAGTRLVVDVLRTLGSAAGRIDNEWLEDRTFLEVHRRLISHIAGKGWTRTIFDMGFVQGFHDDAHLVPDIRGWLAEGLPDSFPDRSRPWHWKCPTAVMFLPSWLEIYPDALFVHIERQPVDVARSLVRRRQFLDFGRATAFYEAMNRRVLDARPAMTNYLHVSIESLADNLPSLAEMAGLSPDHTSLGKACASIRRQPRRGWQSDRSLLGNLWETTTNLRAAVRERNGRR, encoded by the coding sequence ATGAGCGAGCGGCCTCCGATCATCGTGCTCGGCGCCAATCACGCCGGAACCCGGCTGGTTGTGGATGTCCTGAGAACCCTGGGCAGCGCGGCGGGCCGTATCGACAATGAATGGCTCGAAGACAGGACGTTCCTCGAGGTTCACCGGCGCCTTATCAGCCATATTGCCGGCAAGGGATGGACCCGGACGATTTTCGACATGGGGTTCGTCCAGGGTTTTCACGACGACGCGCACCTGGTGCCGGACATCCGCGGATGGCTGGCCGAAGGACTGCCGGACAGCTTTCCCGACCGATCGCGACCCTGGCACTGGAAGTGTCCCACCGCGGTCATGTTCCTGCCGTCCTGGCTGGAGATTTATCCCGACGCGCTGTTCGTGCATATCGAACGGCAACCGGTCGACGTGGCGCGCAGCCTGGTGCGCCGCCGGCAGTTCCTCGACTTTGGCCGTGCGACCGCGTTCTATGAAGCCATGAACCGGCGGGTGCTGGATGCGCGCCCGGCCATGACCAACTACCTGCATGTCTCCATCGAGTCGCTGGCCGACAATCTGCCGTCGCTGGCGGAAATGGCCGGGCTCTCTCCCGATCACACCAGCCTCGGCAAGGCGTGCGCCAGCATCAGGCGCCAGCCGAGGAGGGGGTGGCAATCCGACCGTTCCCTTTTGGGAAATCTGTGGGAAACAACCACGAACCTTCGGGCTGCGGTTCGCGAACGCAATGGCAGGAGGTAA
- a CDS encoding outer membrane beta-barrel protein, whose amino-acid sequence MTILSAGVVAPTGAVAVEFGKAVIDETVQGRVHRGYEAIGIRAGSFMFYPALDVRGEYNDNIYATRGAKVDDVIAIVKPQITGRSLWQRHSLTMTAYGDFGIYTSNSSENYEDAGVTTEGRIDIAEHSQLTARLAAQRDHERRDSPDDARGINPTIYYRLSPELRFEQRVNRMAFRIKSTLDYLDFNDVESSTGVIIDEDDRDRLTWTLEGRAGYDVSENVQVYVSGLMDRRTYDEAFDDNGFQRNSKGFGVFGGVIVEITGTISAEGYVGYRSQSFKDMALVDIDGVAGGLNFIWAPTKLTTVTISGERTVEETTLVGSTASLNTSFGLTVDHELRRNLVITLSGGYLNRHYEGIARDDDNWRGGLGMQYLISRHFRLRAGYNYNSRRSNVFGNGYDTNTAYVNLHVDY is encoded by the coding sequence ATGACCATCCTGTCAGCCGGTGTCGTTGCGCCGACCGGCGCCGTCGCCGTCGAGTTTGGCAAGGCGGTGATCGACGAAACCGTGCAGGGCCGGGTGCACCGGGGCTATGAGGCCATCGGCATCAGGGCGGGCAGTTTCATGTTCTATCCGGCCCTGGATGTGCGCGGCGAATACAACGACAACATCTATGCCACACGCGGCGCGAAGGTCGATGATGTCATCGCCATCGTCAAGCCGCAGATCACGGGCCGCTCGCTCTGGCAGCGTCACTCGCTCACCATGACCGCCTATGGCGATTTCGGCATCTATACGAGCAATTCCAGCGAGAATTACGAGGATGCCGGCGTAACCACGGAAGGCCGCATCGATATCGCCGAGCACAGCCAGTTGACGGCGAGACTGGCGGCGCAACGTGACCACGAGCGGCGGGATTCGCCGGATGACGCCCGCGGTATCAACCCCACGATTTACTACCGCCTGTCACCGGAGTTGCGCTTCGAGCAGCGCGTCAACCGCATGGCGTTCCGGATCAAGAGCACCCTCGACTACCTGGATTTCAATGACGTTGAATCCAGCACGGGCGTGATCATCGACGAGGACGACCGCGACCGGCTGACATGGACGCTGGAAGGCCGCGCCGGATACGACGTTTCCGAAAACGTGCAGGTCTATGTCAGCGGGCTGATGGACCGGCGCACCTATGACGAGGCATTCGACGACAACGGATTCCAGAGGAATTCGAAGGGATTTGGCGTTTTCGGCGGGGTCATCGTCGAGATTACCGGCACCATTTCGGCCGAAGGCTATGTCGGCTACCGAAGCCAGTCGTTCAAGGATATGGCCCTGGTCGATATCGACGGCGTGGCAGGCGGCCTGAATTTCATCTGGGCGCCGACCAAGCTGACGACAGTCACGATCAGCGGCGAACGGACCGTCGAGGAAACAACGCTTGTCGGGAGTACCGCGTCGCTCAACACGTCGTTCGGCTTGACAGTGGACCACGAGCTGCGCCGCAACCTTGTGATAACGTTGTCGGGCGGATATTTGAACCGGCACTACGAGGGCATTGCGCGCGACGACGACAATTGGCGGGGAGGCCTCGGCATGCAATACCTCATCAGCCGTCACTTCCGGTTGCGGGCAGGGTACAATTACAATTCCCGCCGCTCCAACGTGTTCGGCAACGGCTATGACACAAACACCGCTTATGTGAACCTTCATGTGGACTACTGA
- the galE gene encoding UDP-glucose 4-epimerase GalE, with translation MSSDSGISAKVLVTGGAGYIGSHTAQQLLDAGNEVLILDNLSNGDRAMAPGGARFIEGDLADRTLLAEILADGIDAVLHFAGSIVVPESVADPLAYYRNNTINTHGLLQACVENGVDRFIFSSTAAVYGDTTLVPVPENAPTLPISPYGSSKLMSEWMLRDTAAAHSLRYVALRYFNVAGADLQGRRGQASRNATHLIKLAVETLTGQRDRLAIFGGDYPTSDGTGVRDYIHVVDLANAHVRALDYLRGGGDSQVLNCGYGRGSSVKQVIGALERVSNRKIPIEMAPRRAGDVAELVAEASRIRGLLGWQPEHDDLELIVKTALDWERKRVGLG, from the coding sequence TTGTCTTCAGACAGCGGCATCAGCGCCAAGGTCCTCGTCACCGGCGGCGCAGGCTATATCGGCAGCCATACGGCCCAGCAATTGCTGGATGCCGGCAACGAGGTCCTTATCCTCGATAACCTGTCGAACGGCGACAGGGCGATGGCGCCCGGCGGCGCCCGGTTCATCGAGGGCGACCTGGCCGACCGGACCTTGCTGGCGGAGATCCTGGCCGACGGTATCGACGCGGTGCTGCACTTCGCCGGTTCGATCGTGGTGCCGGAATCCGTCGCCGATCCGCTGGCCTACTATCGGAACAACACAATCAACACGCACGGACTGCTGCAGGCCTGCGTCGAAAACGGCGTCGATCGGTTCATCTTCTCATCGACGGCGGCGGTCTATGGCGACACAACGCTCGTCCCCGTGCCCGAGAACGCCCCAACCCTGCCGATCTCGCCCTATGGGTCATCCAAGCTGATGTCGGAATGGATGCTGCGCGACACGGCAGCCGCCCACAGCCTGCGCTATGTGGCGCTGCGCTATTTCAACGTGGCGGGCGCGGATTTGCAGGGACGGCGCGGCCAGGCGTCGAGAAACGCCACCCACCTGATCAAGCTGGCGGTGGAGACGCTGACCGGCCAGCGCGACAGACTGGCGATCTTCGGCGGCGATTACCCCACCAGCGACGGCACCGGCGTGCGCGACTATATCCATGTGGTCGACCTGGCCAACGCCCATGTGCGCGCCCTCGATTATCTGCGCGGCGGCGGCGACAGCCAGGTGCTGAATTGCGGCTATGGCAGGGGCAGTTCCGTAAAACAGGTGATCGGGGCGCTGGAGCGGGTGTCGAACCGGAAGATACCGATCGAGATGGCGCCGCGGCGCGCCGGCGACGTGGCCGAGCTGGTGGCCGAGGCCAGCCGCATCCGTGGCCTGCTGGGCTGGCAGCCCGAGCATGACGACCTGGAGTTGATCGTGAAGACAGCGCTCGACTGGGAGCGCAAGCGGGTTGGGCTGGGCTAG
- a CDS encoding polysaccharide biosynthesis tyrosine autokinase, producing MNEQSETRRRSLLSLYGMWGGQDQEEAAFRDLLSLLWRRRWVVVATVAVVTLATLVGLGMVTPKYMSTALILVEPRVNRVADSTSVLSGLPADFETIQTELEVITSHGLLRKVVRELSLTKDPEFNGNLKPAWFGRRLLDNLFADDTPPPTIEDVERGATSTLAGATTAASSGRSRVMSLTVEAESPEKAARLANAVADAYLVSQLDAKFEATQRTTTWLNKRLDELKDQVRTAEQAVEVYRQEAGLIEGKGAALASAEQMASLSNQIVLAGTQRAEAEARLSNVQSLINSGDGTGSVSEVLGNDLIQRLQGEEGTLRRNMAALSQRYGPKHPQILQAQVELADIQQKLKGEVAKIVASLQGEVAIARSRENSLLGAQRRLEANMSSENQRGIKLRELSREADASRALLETFLGRFKELSDQANLQTTDARVISRAQPPSGPSSPKTMFVLVLSILASTGLGFAIAMVVERLDSGVHTGRDIERWTGLPVLTTVPELKGKANAATSKPMQIVTAPMSRYTESYRNLLVGLNLSNVDNPPKIIAVTSSNPSEGKTVSSVSLAATAAAAGKRVLIMDCDLRRPRLHQELGVERGPGLVEYLAGQVELEAVMRTDERFNFQYITAGSETQNVLNLIESQKLRALLTQMKPQFGLIVIDTPPLLAVADAKVIADRCDSVVFVVRWGKTSRNTLIDGLKHLEGNAAPVAGVVMTRADMDRLSSYQYGTAYYGKAYKSYYTS from the coding sequence ATGAATGAGCAGTCCGAGACAAGACGCCGCAGCCTGCTGTCGCTGTACGGCATGTGGGGTGGGCAGGACCAGGAAGAGGCGGCATTCCGCGATCTGCTGAGCCTGCTCTGGCGCCGTCGCTGGGTGGTCGTGGCGACGGTCGCGGTTGTCACGCTGGCGACGCTGGTGGGCCTCGGCATGGTGACGCCGAAATACATGTCGACCGCGCTGATCTTGGTCGAGCCGCGCGTCAACCGCGTTGCTGATTCCACGTCCGTCTTGTCGGGACTGCCGGCGGACTTCGAGACCATTCAGACCGAACTTGAAGTGATTACGTCGCACGGTCTGCTGCGGAAGGTTGTCCGCGAGCTCTCGCTGACCAAGGACCCGGAATTCAACGGCAACCTGAAGCCCGCATGGTTTGGCCGGAGGCTGCTCGACAACCTGTTTGCCGACGACACGCCGCCACCGACCATCGAGGATGTCGAGCGCGGCGCCACCAGCACGCTGGCCGGCGCCACCACGGCGGCCAGCAGCGGCCGCAGCCGCGTGATGTCGCTGACCGTCGAGGCGGAATCGCCGGAAAAGGCCGCCAGGCTGGCCAATGCCGTTGCCGACGCCTATCTGGTCTCGCAACTGGACGCCAAGTTCGAGGCGACCCAGCGCACCACGACCTGGCTGAACAAACGTCTGGACGAACTCAAGGATCAGGTGCGCACCGCCGAGCAGGCGGTCGAGGTGTACCGGCAGGAAGCTGGTCTGATCGAAGGCAAGGGCGCGGCGCTGGCCTCGGCCGAGCAGATGGCCTCGCTCAGCAATCAGATTGTCCTCGCGGGCACCCAGCGCGCCGAGGCCGAGGCGCGGCTGTCCAACGTGCAGTCGCTGATCAACAGCGGCGACGGCACCGGTTCGGTGTCCGAGGTACTGGGCAATGATCTGATCCAGCGGCTGCAGGGCGAAGAAGGTACCTTGCGGCGCAACATGGCCGCGTTGAGCCAGCGCTACGGGCCGAAACACCCGCAGATCCTTCAGGCCCAGGTCGAACTCGCGGACATCCAGCAGAAACTCAAGGGCGAGGTCGCCAAGATCGTCGCCTCGCTCCAGGGCGAGGTTGCCATCGCCCGCTCGCGGGAGAACTCGCTCCTGGGCGCGCAGCGTCGTCTTGAAGCCAACATGTCGAGCGAGAACCAGCGCGGCATCAAGCTGCGCGAGCTTTCGCGCGAGGCCGACGCCAGCCGGGCGTTGCTTGAAACCTTTCTCGGCCGGTTCAAGGAACTGAGCGACCAGGCCAATCTGCAGACCACGGACGCCCGGGTGATCTCGCGCGCACAGCCGCCGTCCGGGCCCAGTTCACCCAAGACCATGTTCGTCCTGGTGCTCTCGATTCTCGCGTCGACAGGACTGGGTTTCGCCATCGCCATGGTGGTGGAGCGGCTCGATAGCGGTGTGCATACCGGTCGCGACATCGAGCGCTGGACCGGCCTGCCGGTGCTGACCACCGTGCCCGAACTGAAGGGCAAGGCCAATGCCGCGACCAGCAAGCCGATGCAGATCGTGACGGCGCCCATGTCCCGGTATACCGAGAGCTACCGGAATCTGCTGGTCGGCCTCAATCTGTCGAACGTCGATAATCCGCCGAAGATCATCGCGGTCACCTCATCGAATCCGTCGGAAGGCAAGACGGTCAGCAGTGTATCGCTGGCCGCGACCGCCGCTGCGGCTGGCAAGCGCGTGCTGATCATGGATTGCGATCTGCGGCGGCCTCGCCTGCACCAGGAACTGGGTGTCGAACGGGGCCCGGGCCTCGTCGAATACCTGGCGGGCCAGGTGGAACTGGAGGCCGTCATGCGTACCGACGAGCGCTTCAACTTCCAGTACATCACCGCAGGCAGCGAAACCCAGAATGTGCTGAATCTGATCGAGTCCCAGAAGCTTCGCGCCTTGCTGACCCAGATGAAGCCGCAATTCGGGCTGATCGTCATCGACACGCCGCCATTGCTGGCCGTGGCCGATGCCAAGGTGATCGCGGACCGCTGCGATTCTGTCGTCTTCGTCGTCCGTTGGGGCAAGACGAGCCGGAATACGCTGATCGACGGCCTCAAGCATCTCGAAGGCAATGCCGCCCCCGTGGCTGGCGTGGTGATGACCCGCGCCGATATGGACCGCCTGTCGTCCTATCAATACGGCACCGCCTATTACGGCAAGGCGTACAAGAGCTACTATACTTCCTGA
- a CDS encoding glycosyltransferase: protein MASTVASNGSSETTSDQLDVLFVMQHLQAGGAERVTILLANDLVARGIRVGIAVYAKRGEFLERIDPRIALIEIGGSGWFAAILPLSRLIRQTRPSAVVGVMVSCNVAAVVAGRIARTGARIVLTEHNQVDKSADYFGGNSRSYRAIRWTYPWADAIVCVSDGVRDSLCRYSGMKPDKMRVIHNPIVSDDLIDKAGQPCPHPWANDDGVPLILAVGRLATAKNYPMMLRAFGILRQQRPARLLILGNGGARDRLSALITELGLSEDVEMYGYTSNPYAFMSRARLFVLSSSWEGFPTVLVEALACGSPAVATDCPSGPREILLDGDLGELVPVGDEQAFADAMMRALDDPPCRDTLMARGRSFSVGRAADTYASLLLGDGRRAAI, encoded by the coding sequence GTGGCCTCCACCGTCGCCTCAAATGGGTCGAGCGAAACGACCTCGGACCAGCTGGACGTGCTCTTCGTCATGCAGCACCTTCAGGCGGGCGGCGCCGAGCGCGTGACGATCTTGCTCGCCAACGATCTGGTGGCGCGGGGCATCCGTGTCGGCATTGCCGTCTATGCAAAGCGCGGCGAATTCCTCGAGCGGATCGATCCGCGAATCGCGTTGATCGAAATCGGTGGTTCAGGGTGGTTCGCGGCCATCCTGCCGTTGTCCAGGCTGATCCGGCAAACCCGTCCCTCGGCAGTGGTCGGGGTGATGGTGTCGTGCAATGTCGCTGCGGTCGTGGCCGGACGCATCGCGCGAACCGGCGCCCGCATCGTGCTTACCGAGCATAACCAGGTGGACAAGAGCGCCGATTATTTCGGCGGCAACAGCCGCTCCTACCGGGCCATCCGCTGGACGTATCCCTGGGCTGACGCTATCGTCTGCGTATCGGACGGCGTGCGTGATTCCCTGTGCCGCTATTCGGGGATGAAACCGGACAAGATGCGGGTCATCCACAATCCCATCGTGTCCGACGATCTCATCGACAAGGCCGGCCAACCTTGCCCGCATCCCTGGGCAAACGACGATGGCGTACCGCTGATCCTCGCGGTCGGCAGGCTGGCCACGGCGAAAAACTACCCGATGATGCTTCGTGCGTTCGGCATCCTGCGCCAGCAGAGACCGGCGCGCCTGCTGATCCTTGGCAATGGCGGCGCACGGGACCGGTTATCCGCGCTGATCACCGAGCTTGGGCTCTCCGAAGACGTCGAGATGTACGGCTACACCAGCAACCCGTATGCATTCATGTCGCGGGCGCGCCTGTTCGTGCTGTCGTCGTCCTGGGAAGGGTTTCCCACGGTTCTGGTAGAGGCGCTGGCATGCGGCAGCCCCGCGGTGGCGACAGATTGCCCGAGCGGACCGCGCGAGATATTGCTTGATGGCGACCTCGGTGAACTGGTGCCCGTCGGCGACGAGCAGGCATTTGCCGACGCGATGATGCGGGCCCTGGACGACCCGCCGTGCCGCGATACCCTGATGGCGCGGGGACGGAGCTTTTCCGTCGGGCGCGCGGCCGACACCTATGCCAGCCTGTTGTTGGGTGACGGGCGTCGGGCTGCGATATGA
- a CDS encoding EthD family reductase — protein sequence MLKAVEFFRKRPGMPDDEFYDYWLANHSRVVMGLQGLVRYTQNHPLPETRAGAEPLYDGVVEVWFENAEAMKLNMASSYWPEVVADEMKFIDRSSLALLLVDEHTILDGEWPRSGVKSIKTATRKPGMDVASFQRHWKDVHGPLVAAIPGVRRHVQNHVKAGAYRSGAAIFCDGYGATWFDSLADARASGPTPEHKAVDADEPAFKDNAATIRMMVTEHVIKA from the coding sequence ATGCTGAAGGCGGTGGAGTTCTTTCGGAAACGTCCGGGCATGCCCGATGACGAATTCTACGACTACTGGCTGGCCAACCATTCCAGGGTGGTGATGGGCCTCCAGGGATTGGTCCGTTACACCCAGAACCATCCGCTTCCCGAAACGCGCGCCGGCGCCGAGCCGCTGTATGACGGCGTGGTCGAGGTGTGGTTCGAGAACGCCGAGGCGATGAAGCTGAACATGGCCAGCAGCTATTGGCCCGAAGTGGTCGCCGACGAGATGAAATTCATCGACCGGTCGTCGCTGGCCCTGCTGCTCGTCGACGAGCACACCATTCTGGATGGCGAATGGCCACGCAGCGGCGTGAAAAGCATCAAGACCGCGACACGCAAGCCGGGCATGGATGTCGCCTCGTTCCAGCGGCACTGGAAGGATGTACACGGCCCGCTGGTTGCCGCGATTCCGGGAGTGCGCCGGCACGTGCAGAATCATGTGAAGGCAGGAGCCTACAGGTCGGGCGCCGCCATATTCTGCGACGGGTACGGCGCCACCTGGTTTGACAGCCTCGCCGACGCGCGCGCCTCGGGCCCGACACCGGAGCACAAGGCGGTGGACGCCGACGAACCGGCGTTCAAGGATAATGCCGCGACCATCCGCATGATGGTGACCGAACATGTGATCAAGGCCTGA